In the genome of Conger conger chromosome 8, fConCon1.1, whole genome shotgun sequence, one region contains:
- the LOC133134753 gene encoding protein phosphatase 1K, mitochondrial-like produces MSAVAFLKLARSGGLHVRRRALLTTRGQKGDRRLFHCLFSSRRSNSRFDPDGSGRPTTWDNFGIWDNRIDEPILLPPSIKYGMPIPKVSLSKVGCASLIGQRKENEDRLQVSQMTNNILYFAVFDGHGGPQAADFCDKYMEKYIKDLVAEQSDLELVLTKAFLEIDKALARHIHFSGNASLLSSGTTATVALLRDGIELVVASVGDSRALLCRKGKAFKLTVDHTPERKDEKERIKKSGGFVTWNSVGQANVNGRLAMTRSIGDFDLKTRGVIAEPETKRITLHHAHDAFLALTSDGVNFIMNSQEICDVINQCQDPKEAAQLISEQALQYGSEDNSTLIVVPFGAWGKQKSSENSYSFSRSFVSSGRWA; encoded by the exons ATGTCAGCTGTCGCCTTCCTTAAATTGGCCAGGTCTGGTGGACTCCACGTACGAAGGCGGGCTCTGTTGACCACCAGGGGCCAGAAAGGAGATCGGCGCCTCTTCCACTGCCTCTTTTCGTCCAGGAGAAGCAACTCCAGGTTTGACCCAGACGGGAGTGGGCGTCCCACCACCTGGGACAATTTCGGGATCTGGGACAACCGCATCGATGAACCCATACTCCTCCCTCCCAGCATCAAATATGGCATGCCCATCCCCAAAGTCAGCCTGTCCAAAGTGGGCTGCgcctctctgattggccagcgCAAGGAGAATGAAGACCGCTTGCAGGTCTCCCAGATGACCAACAACATTCTGTATTTTGCCGTGTTCGATGGGCATGGGGGACCACAAGCTGCCgacttctgtgacaaatacATGGAAAAGTACATCAA AGATCTTGTAGCAGAGCAATCCGATCTGGAGCTGGTTTTAACAAAAGCATTCCTGGAAATCGACAAGGCACTGGCGAGACATATACACTTTTCTGGCAATG CCTCCCTCTTGAGCTCTGGCACCACCGCCACCGTGGCCCTGCTGAGGGACGGCATCGAGCTGGTGGTGGCCAGTGTGGGGGACAGCCGGGCCCTGCTTTGTCGCAAGGGGAAAGCCTTCAAGTTGACCGTGGACCACACCCCGGAGAGGAAAGATGAGAAGGAGAG GATAAAGAAGAGTGGTGGCTTTGTGACCTGGAACAGTGTGGGCCAGGCCAACGTCAATGGAAGATTAGCCATGACACGAAGCATTGGAGACTTTGACCTGAAGACCAGAGGTGTCATAGCTGAACCAGAGACAAAGAGGATTACC CTGCATCATGCGCATGACGCCTTCCTGGCTCTGACTTCAGATGGGGTCAACTTCATCATGAACAGCCAGGAGATCTGTGATGTCATTAATCAGTGTCAGGACCCTAAAGAAGCTGCTCAGCTGATCTCAGAACAG GCACTTCAGTACGGATCGGAGGATAACAGCACCCTCATTGTGGTGCCGTTCGGAGCCTGGGGGAAGCAGAAGAGCTCTGAGAACAGCTACTCCTTCAGCCGAAGCTTTGTGTCCAGTGGGCGCTGGGCCTAG
- the LOC133134752 gene encoding probable E3 ubiquitin-protein ligase HERC4 isoform X1 codes for MICWGETNFRELGLDRFCQDDALGIAENHHLVTAQKDKITAVSVGRRMIAVVTEKGEGKFCLQDDISQTKSRRKPAHLALSREKIDSLSCGADCIVMVSRKGNVFQLNYRIKPYIPRCLSALNGRHVIQVACGDHHTIALSRDGQLFTWGENSNGQLGQGEGGRSSETPKCLFSLSGIPLAMITAGGDQSFALSVSGAVFAWGKNSAGQLGVGDKEDRHVPTTVKSLNLKRTVFISCGDKHTAILTKGGLVFTFGSGEYGQLGHSSNREELQPRLVAELWGSSVTQIACGRHHTLAYVESLKTIYSFGCGEQGQLGSGQATNQNVPLPVHLSSEFYDGIGTILAGGNQSIFSPERLASLSKKIASVDNNLIEKWISTFGSKLWKAMKKEIIQTFSSASTLNCSFLNQRHYQTSMENSGLDLSLARIVFEKLGNNENLLKKVGSVVQHTLIPSLPIDPSGVEDLRVYLILPELLRVLPTDRDLCVKFAEAVFRLQPQCLKILEGLWSKLPRAFFKSLVEVVHSASTWFLYQMRTERRDYRTSVEKTAEVLQKLYEVNLKSSQKLEYKNFYINEIRLCIESCGTVPPDMNFLYAMNQFMVQRLALYPSIFDMETKWLLFRINNLSGFVENSLLNPLIQNDLCVNRRSLLTDTFQELRNNPRQYLCPLKVKFKYENGIDHGGVSQEFFSVIAREIHSLQPKMLELFEDSGLVWFMPEGHCDDDAYSLLGILCGMALYRECFVNFHFPLALFKKMLGVMPTLEELEELSPIEARNLQELLNEDEEVLELLDLDFTTRGHEIVPNGREMTVTKCNRWQFVEAYVDFIFNKSVKKQFNDFLGGFSQGCPSQLWKMFLPEELMARLCGNINYSWEELKKNALYEAYEPTDENIQNFWTVFFELSEEKKKDFLSYMTGSDRLPIGGLASIKITIVNQNKPNPDDFYPVANTCYRCLYLPNYSSIHVLREKFVHAISFYEEFGEY; via the exons ATGATATGCTGGGGAGAAACCAATTTTAGGGAATTAGGCTTGGACAGATTCTGCCAGGACGATGCGCTTGGGATAGCAGAAAACCATCATCTGGTCACTGCACAAAAAGACAAGATAACTGCCGTGTCTGTTGGAAGACGCATGATTGCTGTTGTCACAGAAAAGGGTGAAGGAAAATTCTGTTTACAGGATGACATTAGTCAAACAAAAAGCAGACGGAAGCCAG CTCACTTGGCATTGAGCAGGGAGAAAATCGACTCACTGAGCTGTGGAGCAGATTGTATTGTCATGGTCTCACGGAAGGGCAACGTTTTCCAGCTAAACTACCGAATAAAACCTTACATTCCCAG GTGTCTCAGTGCACTAAATGGCAGACATGTGATACAGGTTGCCTGTGGGGACCACCACACCATTGCACTCTCAAgag ATGGACAGCTCTTCACATGGGGAGAAAACTCCAATGGTCAactgggacagggggagggaggacgCAGCTCTGAGACCCCTAAGTGCCTCTTCTCTCTGTCAGGGATCCCCCTGGCTATGATCACTGCTGGAGGGGACCAAAGCTTTGCTCTGTCTGTATCAGGAGCTGTGTTTGCTTGGGGCAAAAACAGTGCAGGGCAGCTTGGCGTTGGAGATAAAGAAG ATAGACATGTTCCAACGACTGTGAAAAGCCTAAATCTGAAGAGGACTGTCTTCATTTCATGTGGAGATAAACATACTGCAATTCTGACCAAG GGAGGCCTGGTGTTCACGTTTGGATCAGGAGAGTACGGGCAGCTTGGACACAGCTCCAACAGAGAAGAACTGCAGCCTCGTCTGGTGGCTGAACTCTGGGGGTCAAGTGTCACCCAAATAGCCTGTGGAAG GCATCACACGCTTGCATATGTTGAATCCTTGAAAACAATCTACTCATTTGGATGTGGAGAGCAAGGGCAGTTGGGAAGTGGACAGGCCACCAATCAGAATGTGCCTCTTCCTGTTCATCTGTCTTCAG AGTTTTATGATGGAATTGGGACCATTTTGGCTGGAGGGAATCAGTCAATCTTCTCTCCTGAGAGGCTAGCTAGTCTTAGCAAGAAGATTGCGTCTGTGGATaacaatttaattgaaaaatggaTCTCAACCTTTGGCTCAAAACTATGGAAAGCTATGAAAAA GGAGATAATACAGACTTTCTCATCTGCATCAACTCTCAATTGTAGCTTTCTAAATCAAAG ACATTACCAAACCTCAATGGAGAATTCAGGACTGGACTTGTCTCTGGCGCGCATAGTTTTTGAGAAGCTGGGAAATAAtgaaaacctgttgaaaaaG GTCGGATCAGTGGTGCAACATACGCTGATCCCCTCCCTGCCCATAGACCCTTCTGGTGTGGAGGACCTGAGAGTCTATTTGATCCTACCTGAGCTCCTGAGAGTCCTGCCCACGGACAGAGACCTCTGTGTAAAGTTCGCTGAAGCAGTTTTCAGACTGCAGCCACAGTGCCTGAAGATCCTAG aGGGTTTATGGTCAAAACTTCCCAGAGCCTTCTTCAAGTCCCTGGTGGAAGTGGTGCACTCAGCGTCCACGTGGTTCCTCTACCAGATGAGGACAGAGCGGCGTGATTACAGGACCTCTGTGGAGAAGACTGCGGAAGTTCTACAGAAGCTGTATGAG GTTAACCTTAAGTCCAGCCAGAAGTTAGAGTACAAAAACTTCTACATCAACGAGATTAGACTCTGCATTGAATCT TGCGGAACAGTGCCACCAGATATGAACTTTCTTTACGCAATGAATCAATTCATG gTGCAGAGGTTGGCCTTATACCCAAGCATCTTTGACATGGAGACAAAATGGTTGCTGTTCAGGATAAATAACTTAAGTGGCTTTGTT GAAAATTCCTTATTGAATCCACTCATACAGAATGACCTGTGTGTGAACAGAAGGTCCCTTCTGACTGATACCTTCCAAGAATTGAGAAACAATCCCCGTCAATACCTTTGCCCCTTGAAG gtAAAATTTAAATATGAGAATGGTATCGATCATGGAGGTGTGTCACAGGAGTTCTTCTCTGTCATTGCGAGGGAAATTCACTCATTGCAGCCAAAGATGCTTGAGCTGTTTGAAGACTCAGGACTTGTCTGGTTCATGCCAGAG GGCCACTGTGATGATGATGCTTACTCCTTGCTCGGAATTCTCTGTGGGATGGCTCTGTACCGCGAGTGTTTTGTGAATTTCCACTTCCCACTGGCACTTTTTAAGAAGATGTTGGGTGTTATGCCAACTCTGGAAGAACTGGAAGAACTCTCTCCCATTGAAGCCAG GAACTTGCAAGAACTCCTAAATGAAGATGAAGAAGTTTTGGAGctgctggatttggatttcacA ACTAGAGGCCATGAAATAGTTCCAAATGGAAGAGAGATGACAGTAACCAAATGCAACAG GTGGCAGTTTGTGGAGGCATatgttgatttcattttcaacaaGTCAGTCAAGAAGCAGTTCAATGACTTTTTGGGGGGATTTTCACAAGGCTGCCCAAGTCAGTTATGGAAGATGTTTCTTCCAGAAGAACTCATGGCCCGTCTCTGTGGAAACATTAACTATTCTTGGGAGGAGCTGAAGAAG AATGCGCTATATGAGGCATATGAGCCCACAGACGAGAACATCCAAAATTTCTGGACTGTCTTCTTTGAGCTGTCTGAGGAGAAAAAGAAGGATTTTCTCT cCTACATGACAGGAAGTGATCGGCTGCCCATCGGGGGACTGGCAAGCATTAAGATCACCATTGTCAATCAAAACAAGCCCAACCCTGATGACTTTTATCCGGTCGCAAATACCTGCTATCGCTGCTTATACCTCCCAAATTACAGCAGCATTCATGTTCTGAGAGAGAAGTTTGTCCATGCAATCTCTTTTTATGAAGAATTTGGAGAATATTAG
- the LOC133134752 gene encoding probable E3 ubiquitin-protein ligase HERC4 isoform X2, whose translation MICWGETNFRELGLDRFCQDDALGIAENHHLVTAQKDKITAVSVGRRMIAVVTEKGEGKFCLQDDISQTKSRRKPAHLALSREKIDSLSCGADCIVMVSRKGNVFQLNYRIKPYIPRCLSALNGRHVIQVACGDHHTIALSRDGQLFTWGENSNGQLGQGEGGRSSETPKCLFSLSGIPLAMITAGGDQSFALSVSGAVFAWGKNSAGQLGVGDKEDRHVPTTVKSLNLKRTVFISCGDKHTAILTKGGLVFTFGSGEYGQLGHSSNREELQPRLVAELWGSSVTQIACGRHHTLAYVESLKTIYSFGCGEQGQLGSGQATNQNVPLPVHLSSEFYDGIGTILAGGNQSIFSPERLASLSKKIASVDNNLIEKWISTFGSKLWKAMKKEIIQTFSSASTLNCSFLNQRHYQTSMENSGLDLSLARIVFEKLGNNENLLKKVGSVVQHTLIPSLPIDPSGVEDLRVYLILPELLRVLPTDRDLCVKFAEAVFRLQPQCLKILEGLWSKLPRAFFKSLVEVVHSASTWFLYQMRTERRDYRTSVEKTAEVLQKLYEVNLKSSQKLEYKNFYINEIRLCIESVQRLALYPSIFDMETKWLLFRINNLSGFVENSLLNPLIQNDLCVNRRSLLTDTFQELRNNPRQYLCPLKVKFKYENGIDHGGVSQEFFSVIAREIHSLQPKMLELFEDSGLVWFMPEGHCDDDAYSLLGILCGMALYRECFVNFHFPLALFKKMLGVMPTLEELEELSPIEARNLQELLNEDEEVLELLDLDFTTRGHEIVPNGREMTVTKCNRWQFVEAYVDFIFNKSVKKQFNDFLGGFSQGCPSQLWKMFLPEELMARLCGNINYSWEELKKNALYEAYEPTDENIQNFWTVFFELSEEKKKDFLSYMTGSDRLPIGGLASIKITIVNQNKPNPDDFYPVANTCYRCLYLPNYSSIHVLREKFVHAISFYEEFGEY comes from the exons ATGATATGCTGGGGAGAAACCAATTTTAGGGAATTAGGCTTGGACAGATTCTGCCAGGACGATGCGCTTGGGATAGCAGAAAACCATCATCTGGTCACTGCACAAAAAGACAAGATAACTGCCGTGTCTGTTGGAAGACGCATGATTGCTGTTGTCACAGAAAAGGGTGAAGGAAAATTCTGTTTACAGGATGACATTAGTCAAACAAAAAGCAGACGGAAGCCAG CTCACTTGGCATTGAGCAGGGAGAAAATCGACTCACTGAGCTGTGGAGCAGATTGTATTGTCATGGTCTCACGGAAGGGCAACGTTTTCCAGCTAAACTACCGAATAAAACCTTACATTCCCAG GTGTCTCAGTGCACTAAATGGCAGACATGTGATACAGGTTGCCTGTGGGGACCACCACACCATTGCACTCTCAAgag ATGGACAGCTCTTCACATGGGGAGAAAACTCCAATGGTCAactgggacagggggagggaggacgCAGCTCTGAGACCCCTAAGTGCCTCTTCTCTCTGTCAGGGATCCCCCTGGCTATGATCACTGCTGGAGGGGACCAAAGCTTTGCTCTGTCTGTATCAGGAGCTGTGTTTGCTTGGGGCAAAAACAGTGCAGGGCAGCTTGGCGTTGGAGATAAAGAAG ATAGACATGTTCCAACGACTGTGAAAAGCCTAAATCTGAAGAGGACTGTCTTCATTTCATGTGGAGATAAACATACTGCAATTCTGACCAAG GGAGGCCTGGTGTTCACGTTTGGATCAGGAGAGTACGGGCAGCTTGGACACAGCTCCAACAGAGAAGAACTGCAGCCTCGTCTGGTGGCTGAACTCTGGGGGTCAAGTGTCACCCAAATAGCCTGTGGAAG GCATCACACGCTTGCATATGTTGAATCCTTGAAAACAATCTACTCATTTGGATGTGGAGAGCAAGGGCAGTTGGGAAGTGGACAGGCCACCAATCAGAATGTGCCTCTTCCTGTTCATCTGTCTTCAG AGTTTTATGATGGAATTGGGACCATTTTGGCTGGAGGGAATCAGTCAATCTTCTCTCCTGAGAGGCTAGCTAGTCTTAGCAAGAAGATTGCGTCTGTGGATaacaatttaattgaaaaatggaTCTCAACCTTTGGCTCAAAACTATGGAAAGCTATGAAAAA GGAGATAATACAGACTTTCTCATCTGCATCAACTCTCAATTGTAGCTTTCTAAATCAAAG ACATTACCAAACCTCAATGGAGAATTCAGGACTGGACTTGTCTCTGGCGCGCATAGTTTTTGAGAAGCTGGGAAATAAtgaaaacctgttgaaaaaG GTCGGATCAGTGGTGCAACATACGCTGATCCCCTCCCTGCCCATAGACCCTTCTGGTGTGGAGGACCTGAGAGTCTATTTGATCCTACCTGAGCTCCTGAGAGTCCTGCCCACGGACAGAGACCTCTGTGTAAAGTTCGCTGAAGCAGTTTTCAGACTGCAGCCACAGTGCCTGAAGATCCTAG aGGGTTTATGGTCAAAACTTCCCAGAGCCTTCTTCAAGTCCCTGGTGGAAGTGGTGCACTCAGCGTCCACGTGGTTCCTCTACCAGATGAGGACAGAGCGGCGTGATTACAGGACCTCTGTGGAGAAGACTGCGGAAGTTCTACAGAAGCTGTATGAG GTTAACCTTAAGTCCAGCCAGAAGTTAGAGTACAAAAACTTCTACATCAACGAGATTAGACTCTGCATTGAATCT gTGCAGAGGTTGGCCTTATACCCAAGCATCTTTGACATGGAGACAAAATGGTTGCTGTTCAGGATAAATAACTTAAGTGGCTTTGTT GAAAATTCCTTATTGAATCCACTCATACAGAATGACCTGTGTGTGAACAGAAGGTCCCTTCTGACTGATACCTTCCAAGAATTGAGAAACAATCCCCGTCAATACCTTTGCCCCTTGAAG gtAAAATTTAAATATGAGAATGGTATCGATCATGGAGGTGTGTCACAGGAGTTCTTCTCTGTCATTGCGAGGGAAATTCACTCATTGCAGCCAAAGATGCTTGAGCTGTTTGAAGACTCAGGACTTGTCTGGTTCATGCCAGAG GGCCACTGTGATGATGATGCTTACTCCTTGCTCGGAATTCTCTGTGGGATGGCTCTGTACCGCGAGTGTTTTGTGAATTTCCACTTCCCACTGGCACTTTTTAAGAAGATGTTGGGTGTTATGCCAACTCTGGAAGAACTGGAAGAACTCTCTCCCATTGAAGCCAG GAACTTGCAAGAACTCCTAAATGAAGATGAAGAAGTTTTGGAGctgctggatttggatttcacA ACTAGAGGCCATGAAATAGTTCCAAATGGAAGAGAGATGACAGTAACCAAATGCAACAG GTGGCAGTTTGTGGAGGCATatgttgatttcattttcaacaaGTCAGTCAAGAAGCAGTTCAATGACTTTTTGGGGGGATTTTCACAAGGCTGCCCAAGTCAGTTATGGAAGATGTTTCTTCCAGAAGAACTCATGGCCCGTCTCTGTGGAAACATTAACTATTCTTGGGAGGAGCTGAAGAAG AATGCGCTATATGAGGCATATGAGCCCACAGACGAGAACATCCAAAATTTCTGGACTGTCTTCTTTGAGCTGTCTGAGGAGAAAAAGAAGGATTTTCTCT cCTACATGACAGGAAGTGATCGGCTGCCCATCGGGGGACTGGCAAGCATTAAGATCACCATTGTCAATCAAAACAAGCCCAACCCTGATGACTTTTATCCGGTCGCAAATACCTGCTATCGCTGCTTATACCTCCCAAATTACAGCAGCATTCATGTTCTGAGAGAGAAGTTTGTCCATGCAATCTCTTTTTATGAAGAATTTGGAGAATATTAG